CGAACGGGAGGCAGGCGGCGCAGGTCCCGGTCGTTCCTCCTCCCACGGAAGGCACAACCCTACGAGTCTCGCCGGTATCCTGACTCGGGGCTTGTCCTACTTGCCGCGCCTTCCCGGGCCCGCTGGCTCAGTGGCATCGTGCGGCGTTCGTAACCCCATACAGTTGCGGGGCAGTCGAGGCCTTTCACCTCGTTCCCGGCAGGGTCCGCCCGATCGAAGAGGACGCGACGGGCGCGTCCTCCCGGCTCGCACTCTCGCCGCTACAAACGTAGCGCAGGGAGATGCGGGGCCCGACCCTCTTGTTACGGCTCGCGGCGCGGACCCTAGATTCGCGCTGCACGCATGTCAATGGCGTCAGCCCCGCTGCATCCGCGCGCCTTCGATCCGGCGCACGCACGACCGGACCCGCCGCAGACGTCGCTTCCTGCACGCGGCCGGATCGCCACGCACACGACCAGACGCCAGTGCACACGTCTGCACACGCACGGGGCCGTGAACCGCTGCACGCTCCACCAGGCCCGCGCGCGCCGTTTTTGCCTTCCCGGCCTCGGCGGGTAATACGTCCGGACGCCGCTGCGCACGCCATGCGACGCAGCGCCGGACAGGCCTCGCGCATCGGCGCGACACAACAAGTCGAGGAACGGATTCATGGACGGTGGAAAGCTCGTCGCGCGCGCTCTGAAGAAGGCCGGAGTCGAATGCGTATTCACGCTCTCGGGCGGCCACGTCATGGCCATCTATGACGGCTGCCTGAACGAAGGCATCCGCGTCATCGACGTCCGCCACGAGCAGGCGGCCGTGCACGCGGCCGACGCCTGGGCGCGCCTGCATCCGGGGCGCGTCGGCGTGGCCATCCTGACCGCCGGTCCTGGCGCCACCGACGGCGTCACCGGGATCGCCAATGCGTGGCGGGCCAACTCGCCGATCCTGGTCTTCGGCGGCCAGGGGCCGCTCGTGAACCTGCGCCGCGGATCGCTCCAGGAGATGGACCACATCTCGGTCATGCGGCCCATCACGAAATGGGCCAACGCCTGCTACGCGCCGGACCGCCTCGGCGAGTTCACGGAAGAGGCGATCCGCTACGCGCTGTCGGGCAACCCCGGACCGTCCTACCTGGAAGTGCCCATCGACGTGCTCGGCGGCCCCGTCAACATGGAGAAGGCCTACTGCCCCGAGCCGATGGCGCCTCCGCGACTGCGGCCCGAGGAGCGCCTGATCCGCGAAGCGGTCAACATGCTGAAGGAGGCCAGGATGCCCATGGTCATGGCCGGCACGGGCGTGAAGTGGTCGGACGGCGCCGCCGCGCTCAACCGCTTCCTCGAAGCCACGAAGATCCCCTGCTACGCCAACGGCATGGGCCGCGGCGCGGTGCCGCACGACTCGCCCTACTTCTTCAACCGCACACGCCGCGATTACATGGAGCTGACCGACTGCGTGCTGCTGGCAGGGTCCCTCCTCGACTTCCGCATGCGCTTCGGCAAGTCGATTCCTGCGCACGCCAGGATCATCCAGATGGATCTGGACGCGACGCTGATCGGCCAGAATCGCCGCGCCGACGTCGGCCTGGTCGGCAACCTCGGCCTGATCTTCGAGACCATGCTCGAGGTGATGGAGAAGGATGGCATCCAGTTGAACTTCCAAAGCGTCGTCGATGAGTGGCGCGCCAAGGAGGTCGCCGAAGAGGAAGCGCTGGCGGGACAGCTGACATCCGACGAGGTGCCCGTCGATCCGATGCGGCTGTGCAAGGAGATCGCCGATTTCGTCACCGACGACATGATCCTGATCGGCGACGGCGGCGACATCGTCGCCAAGGCCGCCAAGGTGGTGCCGGTTCCGAAGAACGGATTGTGGATGGACCCCGGGCCCCTGGGGACGCTCGGGGTCGGAATGCCGTTCGCGCTGGCCGCGCAGCTCGCTCATCCCGACAAGCGCGTCCTCATCATCTACGGCGACGGAAGCTTCGGCCTGAACGGCTTCGAGTACGACACCGCCATCCGCCACAACCTGCCGATCGTGGGCATCGTCGGCAACGACGCCGCCTGGGGCCAGATGATGCGCCCGCAGGTCGCGATGTACGGCCGCGAGCGCCTGGTGGCGACCGAGCTGGCGCCGACACGCTACGACAAGGTCGTCGAGGCCCTTGGCGGATACGGCGAGCTGGTCACCGAGCCGCACGAGATCCGGCCGGCGCTCGAGCGTGCCTACGCCAGCGGCAAGGCAGCCTGCATCAACGTCATGATCCGCCGGGACTTCGAGTTCGCTGGCGGCATCTACGTCTGAGCTGCGTGCGGACGCGCGGAGCGGGCCATCCGCTGCGTGTCGGCGAGGTCGCGTGTTCAGCGGCCTCCAGCCCGCCTCTAGCCCACCGAGCCCTCTCGCCGGCTCGACGGCCCGACGGCTCGCCGTTGGCATGCGGCTTGCGGCTGGTCCGTTGCGCGCGGTCCGGCGGGACGTCGAGGTGGGCAGCTGAATCGGTGGTAAGCGGGAGCCCGCTGAAGCGAAGCCCACGGCGTTCAACGCAGCGGACAGCCCTTCCCCCGAAAAGCATTGAACGATCCGGCACAACCGGCTAGCGTCTCAGTGACCGCGCACCGCCCGGAGCAACGTCGGCAGGTGCAGGTTCTACGACAACACCGGATCGTTCCGGCCAACGTTACTGGGGGTTTTTTCATGTCCACATCGGATGTTCTTCGGAGCTCGGCCCGCGCAAGCGTACTTGTCGCGGCGTTCGCTCTCATCGGATTCATCGTCCCGTCGACGGCTTCCGCAACCACCACCGGAGCCTGCTGTTTCGCGGCCGGCGGCTGCCAGGACGTGCCGGGGCCGAACGCATGCACCGGCGGCACCTACCAAGGCGACTTCACGTCCTGCTCGACACAGGGCATCTGCAGCCCCGCCACCACCACGACGCTGCCGCCCTTCGAATCCACCACCACCACCACGCCTCCCACGACGAGCACCACGCTTCCGGCCGTCGGCGCGTGCTGCGCGTTCGGCGACTGCTTCGTGACCGTCGCGGCGCAGTGTTTCGGCGCCTACCAGGGCGACGGCACGACCTGCACCCCCGGCATCTGCTCGGTGTGCGGCAACGGCCAGCGCGAGCTCGGTGAGGAGTGCGACGACGGCGACACCTCCAGCGGCGACGGCTGCAGCAGCGGGTGCGTCGAAGAGGAATGCTACGACTGCTTCGAGGGTCCGGCCTCCACGATCGTCCTGGTCGACGGCGATATCGGCGGCGGCCTTTCCGTGTGCGAACCGGCCGACGACGGGACCGCGTGCGACGACGGCGACATCTGCACGCTCGACGACGAATGCACCAAGGCCACCTGCAGCGGCAACGAGGTCATCGTGCCGGCGGCATGCGAGTGGGTCATGGTCGGCGGCGATCCGAGCAGGAACGTTCAGTCTCGCGTGCGCGGCAACGCCGACGTCATCGGCGACATCTGCGGCGATACCGTGCGCATCGGCGATTCGGTCAACGTCGACGGCGACATCGTGGCGACCGCCAGCAGCGGCCGCGGGATCTTCTTCGCGGCGGCATCCACCGTCAGCGGCGACGTGATCACCGACGGCGCGGCGGTCGTCGGCAAGCCGCGCGGCACCCTGCTGCCCGGCCTGGCCACCGACGAGGTGCCCAGCGGCGCCACCGCCACCGGCGTGCCCAGCCCCGACTACGACACCACCGGCAACAGCACCCGCGTCGAGGACTGCGACGATGCGCAGAGCGACATCGACAGCGGCACGGCTGCGGTCGATGCGCTGCCGTCGACGCAGAACCTCGGCGACGTGCAGGTGAAGGGCAACCAGTCGCTGACGATCAACGCCACCAACGTGGGCGGCCTCAACGTCATCGACTTCGAGCGCCTGCGCACGGGCAACAACGCCACGATCACGCTCGATGGCGGCGGCAGCTCCGACACCATCTTCGTCCTGCGCGTCGAGAAGAAGCTCGACATCCGCTTCCTCAGCGACATCGTGCTCGCCAACGGCACCAGCCCCGGGCACGTGCTCATCGTCGGTCACAGCAAGTGCAAGATCGGTGAGGAAGTCACCGGCGGCGGCACGCTGCTGTGCCCCGAGGGCAAGCTCTCGCTCGAGGAGCGCGTGCAATGGTTCGGCGCCATCCTCGGCGGGAAGAAGCGCGTCCAGCTGCGCGACAGCGGCGACCTGACGCACGCCCCGCTGCAGATCGGCGGCTGAGCGTTCGACCTTCGCGTGCGGCAGCGCACGCGGCACGGCCAGGCCGGCTCTCGAAAGGGAGCCGGCCTTTTCGTTTCGCGCCTCTGCCGCCGGCGCCTCGTGCCGCGCCACGCGGCGGTCGCAGGTTGTGGCATGCCGGCATAAGAACGGTCGGCATGCACTACGTCTCGGGCAACTGCGCCAAGGACCGCCACGGCGAGCGCGGCTGGTTCATCGGTCACTTCTTCCAGGGCAGCGACGACCTGCGCGCAACGGATGACGTCGAGGTGAAGTGGGCGAGCCATCCGGCCGGCGACACGCGCCCGAGCTGGAGCCGCAACCGGACGGCCACGACGGTCTCCGTTCTCGTCTCCGGACGATTCCGCATCCGCTTCGCGGACGGCGAGGTCGTGCTTTGCGAGCCCGGTGATTACGCGCTGTGGGCGCCGGGAGTAGCGCATCACTGGGTGGCGGAAGAGGAGTCGACGATCGTGACGGTGCGCTGGCCCTCGGTGCCGGACGACAGTCAGCCCGTGCCGTCGCCATAGGATGGCGACAACCGCTGCGGCCGCGTCCACGGCCGCGCGTGCCTGCTACGGTCGCACCAGCAGGTCGGGCCGCGCTCGCCCGTCCACCTCGAATACCGGCCACGCCGGATCGGCGGTGAGCACTTCGATGGCTCCGGCATCGGCGGCCACCGTGTCTTCGATCTTGGCGCCGGGCAGGCTGGGGTTCCATGCCATCGCGCAGCGCGGCGGAACAGGCGCATCGGTATGCGGCGAGGCCACGATTTCCCGTGCGCGATAGCCGGCAAGGCCGCCCTGATGATGGCGGTCGATCTGCTCGGCGTGGCCTGCCGTCTCGTACGCGGCGGCGAGCGTCGCGTAGATCTCCCTCATCGGCCGCCCTGCCCCGCATGCGCGGAAGCACGCGGCTTCGATGTGGGCCACGTCCTGCGTCCACCTTCGTTCCTGGCTCGTGGGCTGGCGGAAATAGACGAATCGCGTGGCGCTGGCGACCAGGCCGCAGCGGCGCGCGCAGATCGCCAGCATGGCCCGCGAGCCCAGGCGGGCGGCGGTGGGCAGCAGATGCCGGAAGCGTGCGACGCGCTCCTCGCCTCCCGCCTGTACGAGCAGCGGCTCGATGCCGCGCGCCATCAACGCGTGCGCGCACGCAGCCGCCAGCTCGTGCTCGGTGTGCTCGGGGCGCGCCGCCTGCAGCACCTCGGTCATTGCCTGCGCCGATTCCACGGACAGCGCGCGGTAGCGCCCGATCTCCTCCTCGCAAAGACGGAGCTTCTGCTGCTCGAGTTGCGGAGGCAGCGAAACCTCGCCCGAAGATGGCCGGTCGCTGGCGACGATCGCACCGCCTGCCATCTCGCGCACCATCTCCTCGCGCAATGCCGGCTGCTGCCAGGCATGGCTCCAGAGCGTGAAGCCCTGCGGAAAGCCCTCGCCGGCCAGGCGCTCGGCTTCGATGACGTCGGTCAGCACCCATGCGCCGTCGGCCGTCACCAGGACCTCGGCCACGCCCGTCTCGGCGGCCAGCAGCACGACGTTGGAAGCGCCGGCCGTCGCCCACGCGTACCAATCGCTGCCGCGCAGGCGCACCGCGCCGAGCCGGTGCTCGCGCATCGCGCCGCGGATCTGCGCGAGCTTGACGGCGATCTCGTTCACGCCGGCACGCGCAGGGTGCCGCGGCAGCCCGGAAATTCCGCCGCATAGGCTGTCAGGATGGCGTGCCCGATTTCGCTGGCGCGGCCGCGTTCGGTCAGCACCACGGCCGACCCGCCAAAGCCGCCGCCGGTCATGCGGGCGCCGTAGACGCCTTCCTGCGCAGCGGCGGCCTCGACCAGAAAATCGAGCTGCGGCACGGACACTTCAAAGTCGTCGCGTAGCGAAACGTGCGACGCGTAGAACAGCCGCCCCACCTCGGACAGGTCACCGGCACGAAGAGCCGTCACTGCGTCCGCCACGCGAGCATGCTCGGTAATCACGTGGCGTGCGCGGCTGCGGATCGGCTCGGGCAGCGACTCGACGCGCGCAACCTCCTTCACCGGAAGCTCGGCGAGGAACCGAACACCGAGCCGGCGCGCCGCCTCCTCGCACTGGCTCCGTCGCTCGTTGTAGCCGCCGCCCGCGTGCGCGTGCTTGACGCCGGTGTCCAGCACCGCGATCTCGCAGGCCGGCGGCACCGGCACCTTCTCGTAGTCGAGCGTGACCGTGTCCAGATAGAGCGCCGAATGCTCGTCTCCCAGGCTCGCCGCCATCTGATCCATGATTCCGACGCGTGCGCCGACGAAGTCGTTCTCCACTCGCTGGCCCAGCCGCGCGATGGCGACGTCGTCGATCGCGAGCGAGAAGAGCTCGCGCAATGCCCGAACGAGCGCCACTTCCAGCGCGGCGCTCGAAGACAGGCCGCTGCCGACCGGAACCTGCGATGTCAGCCGCAGGTCGAAGCCGGTCAGGGCATGCCCGTCCTTGGCCAGCAGCGAGGTGATGCCGCGCACGTAGTCGGCCCAGTCGCTGCAATGCTGCTCGGCGCCGAGGCGAAACTCCACCAGTTCGCCGGCCAGTTCCACGCTCCACACGCGAACGATATCGTCGCGCCGCCGCGCGACCTGCGCCGTCGTGCGCAGCGGCAGGGCCAGCGGCAGCACGGCGCCGCCGTTGTAGTCGGTGTGCTCGCCGATCAGGTTGACGCGGCCCGGAGCGCTGGCCTCGACGTCGAAAGACCGGCCGAAGGTGGCGGCGAAGTCGCGCGAGTCAGCCAAGCGGGTTCTTCTTGGGCGGCGACGTCGGAGAGACGATGTCCGCCATCCAGACCTGGCGCTGGCTGGGCGGACCCATGGTGGCGGCGCGGATGCGCGCCAGGTCGAACTTGGGCCGGCGGTCGGCGTAGAGAAGGCCGTTGGCTTCCTGGAACGTGTCGGCGAACTGCGTGTAGCAGAAGCCCGTGAACATCCCCAGCGATCGCACCACCTCCATCAGCTTCTCGTAGAGGTCGGCCAGCTCCTGCGGGGTGCGCGCGGTCGAATAGCCCCACGCCTCGGCATCGGCCGACAGCTTGATGCCGCCGAACTCCGACAGCACCAGCGGATGCTCGTGATGCGGCCGGTCGCCCACCACCAGGAGCCGGCCGCCGGGCCGCTCCTGCTTGAGAAGGTGCGGCAGCAACTTGTCGCCGTGATAGCGGTGGCGCAGCCGCTCCGGCTCGCCGTCGTAGTCGTGCACGCCGATGATGTCGGTCGCCACGCTCTCCCAGCCGTCGTTGCCGACCACGGGCCGCGTGGGATCGTAGGTCTTGGTCATGTGGTAGAGCCCTTCGACGTAGTGCTGCTCGGCCTCGTTCTGCGGGAGGTTCGGCACGCCCCAGGACTCGTTGATGGGAACCCACACGACGATGCACGGATGCGAATAGTCGCGTCGCAGCGCCTCCTCCCACTCGCGCGTCAGGCGCGAAACGGCGTTGCGCGTGAAGCGGTAGGCACTCGGCATCTCGCCCCACACCAGCAGCCCGAGCCTGTCCGCCCAGTACAGGTAGCGCGGGTCCTCGATCTTCTGGTGCTTGCGCACGCCGTTGAAGCCCATGGCGCGCGTGCACTCGACGTCCTTGCGCAACGCTTCGTCGTCCGGCGGCGTCATGCCCGTCTCGGCCCAGTATCCCTGGTCCAGCACCATGCGCAGGTAGTAGGGCCGACCGTTGAGGACGAACAGATCGTTCTCGAGGCAGATCGAGCGCAGCGCGGTGTACGAGCGCATCGAGTCGATGAGCTGGCCGCTGCGCGTTTCGAGCAGAATGTCGGCCTCGAGCAGCGTCGGCGAGCGCGGGCTCCAGAGCAGCTCGTTGCGGAAATCGTCGATGCCGGGATCGGACAGCGCCAGCCGCCGGTGCACCTCGTCGGAGAGGATGTCGTAACAGTCGTTGGCGATCGGACGGCCCTTGACGGTCAGGGACAGCCGCATGCGCAGATCGTCGCGGTGCACGCCGCCCAGCCACGCCTCGAAACCGCATTCCCAGCGCACGAGGCTCGGCGTCCATGCGATGTGCGCGATCCACGTCGAGGGCACGACTTCCATCCACACCGACTGCCAGATGCCGGTGGTGCGCGGGTACCAGATCGAATGCGGCTCCAGCTGCCAGTCCTGCTTTCCGCGCGGCTTCTCCAGATCGATCGGATCGTCCTCGGCACGGACGATGACGGTATTCGGCCCGTCGGTCAGGAGATCGGTGATATCGAAAGTGAACGGCGTGTATCCGCCCTGATGGCGACCGGCCTTGCGGCCGTTGACCCAGACGATGGTGGAATAGTCGACCGCGCCGAAGTGCAGATGCACGCGCTCGCCGTTTCGCAAGGGCGGCGCCTCCAACGTGCGGCGATACCAGCACACGCGGAAATAGCCGCATTCGCCGATGCCGCTGCGCTCCGTCTCCGGCGCGAACGGAACCAGGATCTTCGACGTCCACGCGACGCGGTCGGGTTCGCGGGTGGACCCGTCGCGATCGATCGCGAAGTCCCAGACTCCGTTGAGGGAATACCAGTGCTTGCGGCGCATCAACGGGCGCGGGTAGCCGTGCCCGTCGGGGCCGAGCTCTTCGCAAGACAAAGGCTCAGACAAGACTCAGCGCCTCCTGGCTACCAGCGGCGTAGCACGAGCGCGGTGCGGCGAGGAACGCGATCCTCTGTTCCTACCCCGCACGAGCGAGGAGCTCCTTTCGCTCCACCACCAGCATCTTTGCCGCCAGCGTCAACGCCTGGGCCGTTACCTGATCCATGTTGTAATAGCGGTACGTGGCGAGCCTGCCGCAGAAGTGCACGCCGGGTGTCTGCTCGGCCAGCGCCTCGTAGCGCCGATACAGCGCCGCGTTCTCCGGCCTCGGCACGGGGTAGTAGGGATCGCCCTCGGCTCGCGGGAACTCGTAGACGATCGACGTCTTGCGGTGCTCCTGGCCCGTCAGATGCTTGAACTCGGTGACCCGCGTGTACTCGTGCTCGTTCGGGTAGTTGACCACGGCCACCGGCTGGTGCCGGCTGGAATCGAGCGTCTCGTGCCGGAACTCGAGCGCGCGATACGGGAGCTTTCCGAAACAGTTGTCGAAGAACTCATCGACGGGCCCCGTATAGACCATCTCGCTGAACGAGATGCGGTCCATCAGCTCGCGGTAGTCGACTCCGACTTCGATGGTGATGTTCGGATGGTCGAGGATGTTACGAAACATCGCCGTCATGCCGTCGGCCGGCATGGCCTGAAACTTGTCGGTGAAGTAGCGGTCGTCGCGGTCGGTGCGCACCGGGATGCGGGCAATGACGGTCGAGTCGAGCTGGCTCGCATCGAGGCCCCATTGCTTGCGCGTGTAGTTCTTGAAGAACTTCTCGTACAGCTCCTGGCCGACCTTGCTGATGATCACGTCCTCCGAGGTCTTGATGTGTGCGCGCGGCTCGGCCACGCGCTGGAAGAACGCCTGCAGCCCCTCCGAATCCAGGTTCCAGTCGTAGAGCCGGTTGACGGTGTCCAGATTGATGGGGATGGGCAGCAGCTTGCCGTCCACGCTGGCCAGCACCCGGTGCTCATAGGGCCGCCAACGCGTGAAGCGGGAAAGGTAGTCGAAGACCTCGGCCGAGTTGGTGTGGAAGATGTGCGGCCCGTACTTGTGGATGAGGATGCCGCTGGCATCGAGCTCGTCGTAGGCGTTGCCGCCGATGTGCGGGCGCACGTCGCAGATCAGGACCGTCTTGCCCGCTGCGCACGCCAGGCGTTCCGCGACGACGCTGCCGGCAAAGCCGGCGCCGACGACCAGATAGTCGAAGTGCGCGCGTGCGTTCCGGCGGGGCGTCGAGGCAGTATCGGCCACGCGCAAGCCGCTCGACCACCCGACGTTGGCCCAGCCCGTGCCGCCGGCATCCGCCAGGTGACCGTTGCCATTGGAGCCGGCATGCCCGTTACCGTCAGCCGCCGCGTGCCCGTTGCCGTTGGGCGCCGCGTGGCGGTTCCCGTTGGGCGGCGCGTGGCCGTTACCGCTGGCGGCGTGCCCGTTGCCGTTGGCCGCGTTCCCGTTGCCATTTGCGGCCGCGTGGCCGGGGCCGTTGCCATTGGCCCCCGCGTGGCCGTTGCCGATGGCCGCGTGCCCATTGCCGTTCGCGGCCGCATGCCCGTTGCCGTTGGCCGCATGCCCGTTGCCGCTGGCCGCATGGCCGTTGCCGTCGGCCGCATGCCCGTTACCGTTGGCGGCAGCGTGGCCATTGCCGTTGGCATGGCCATTGGTCGATGCTCGGCGACTGCCATTGGCGTCGCCGTTGCCTCCGGCGATGCGAGCATCCGCCTCCAGCTTGCGTGCCTGCCGCGGAGTTGCGCCGACGCTGCCGCCGCTGCCGTTCCGCCCCTCGGTCGAGGACGACCCGGGGTCGTCGCGCACCACGCTCTCGACGAGGTCGTGCATCGCCTGCCAGGTCTTGTCCCACGAAATGTTTTCGAGAAAGGCGTCCGCCTTGCGCTGCCGCTCCTCCGCATCCTGCGCGAGCGCAGCCTCGACCGCCTTCTCGAACGTCTCGGCATCATCGGCGATGTAGGCGAGGCCCAGCTCACCGTACGGTCGCACGACGTCGCGAATGGACGTGGAGACGACCGGCTTCCCGCCGGCCATGTACTCTGGCGTCTTGGTGGGGCTGATGAAGCGGGTGGCATCGTTGCGAGCGAACGGGAGGATGGCCACGTCCCAGCCACGCAGATACTCGGGAAGCTGCTGGTACGTCTTGCCGCCGAGGTAGTGCAGGTTGGGACGCACCGGCAGCGTGGCCGGATCGATCTTGACGACGGGGCCGACGAGCACGATGTGCCAGTCCGGCCGCCGCGCCGCCAGCTCGTCGATCAGCGCAACGTCCATCCGCTCGTCGATGACGCCGAAGAAGCCGAGACGCGGATGCGGAATTTCCGCCTGATCCGCTGGATCGGGAGCGTGCGCGCGGGCGCGAGCGAAGTGCGCGACATCCACGGCGCTGGGAAAGGCGTGCACGGAGTGATGCAGATCCCGCTTGGTCTCGTACAGGCTCATGCCGCCTGTGAAGATGAGGTCGGCGCGGCGGCACAGCTCCTGCTCAAAGTGCCGCAGTTCGCCGGGCGCGCCGTGAAAGTTGGCCAGCTCGTCCATGCAGTCGTACACGACGGCCGCCGGGGCGAGATCGTCGGTGAAAGCCATCGCCATCGGCGTGTAATACCATGCGACGTAGCTCGTGATGCCGTGCTCGCTCATCATGTCGCGAACCAGCAGGCGCAGCATCGCGTGCGTGTCGGAATCCTGGCTGAGAACGGGTGTGGCGACGTAGACTCCCTCGGGAGACAGCTCGACGTCGACGCGCGGCGTCCCTCCAGGTTCGATTCGCGGCTCTTCGAAGAAGAACACGCGACGCTCTCTTGCCCAGCGGCTCATCAGATGCTGCGGCCGCTGAAATACGAAGCCCCAACGAAGATGCGAGAAGCAGAGAAGATCCGGCGCACTGGCGTCTCTGCTATTCATGATCGGCTCTCGTCGTGGTGTGCATGACGAGAATACTATGGGGCATGTCGCTGAGGATGAAGAGGATTCACGAGACGTCACGCACCTCTTCCCCGATGTTGGGGCGGCTGCACGAACGATCTACCCGAAGGCACCGTCGCATTGGCGCACGATCGCGTCGCGTGCGCGCCACATCCAACGAGTCGACGCAGTCGTCGGTTCTCTTCCGCGGCCTCGCGCCGGCTCGAAAGCGGCGTGCCCTGCGATGGCTCGAAAGCGCGACGGACGACGCGACGGAGTTGAAGAAGGATGCGCAGGCGAGGCTTGCGCCGGCGTGCAGGCGGTGGATCAGACCGCGGCAATCAGTCGCATGAGCTCGCTGATCTCTACCGGCTTGACGGTATGGTCGTCGAACCCTGCTTCGCGGGAACGCTCACGATCACGGTCCTGGCCGTAGCCGGTCATCGCGATGATGCGGGCGTTGGCCATGCCGTTGCGGCGCATCTGGCGGCAGACCTCGTAGCCGTCCATTCCCGGAAGACCGATGTCGAGGAGCACCACGTCCGGCCTGTCGTTGGCGACGTGCTGCAGCGCGGTGGGGCCGTCGTGCACCATGCGGACGTCCTGGCCGCGAAGCCGCAGCAGCATCGCCAGACTCTCGGCGGCATCGACATTGTCGTCGACGACCAGGATGCGGCGCGATTCGCCGTCCGCCGCCTGCGCAGGCGGCGCAACCGCCGGAGCGCACGGGCTGTCGGCGATGCCGCAAGGCAGCCACACGGTGAACGTGGAACCGCGCCCGGAACCCTCGCTGACTACCGATACGCGGCCGCCATGCATCTCGACGAGGTTCTTGACCAGCGACAGCCCGATGCCGAGGCCGCCCTGCGCGCGGTCGAGGCCGCGCTCTCCCTGCGTGAACAGCTCGAATACCTGCGGCATCATCTCCGGCGCGATGCCGATGCCCCAGTCGCGCACCGTGATGATCGCCATGCGGTCCCGCACTTCGACCTTCAGCTCGATGCGCCCGTTCTCGTTCTGATATTTGGCCGCATTGTTCAGCAGGTTGGCGATGACCTGCGTGAGGCGGGCCGAGTCGCCCTCGAGCGGGATCGGATGGTCGGGGATCCGAACGCTGATCTCGTGTTTCAGCGCGTCGATGACCGGCCGGCTCATCTCGACCGCGCTGCCGACGACGGCGGCCAGGTCGAGCGGCTCCAGGCGCAGCTTGATCTTGCCCTGCGTGATGCGGGAGACGTCGAGAAGGTCGTCGACCAGCCGCGTCAGCTGGTTGGCCTGGCGCTCGATGACGTCGCGGCACCACAGCAGGTCGGGGTCGTCGGTCTCCTTCATGCGCATGATCGCCACGGCGTTGCGCACGGGCGCCAGCGGGTTGCGCAGCTCGTGCGCGAGCAGCGCCAGGAACTCATCCTTGCGCCGGTCGGCCAGGCGCAGCTGCTCGGCCATCTCGATCTGCCGCGCCATCGACGCCTCGAGCTCGGCCGTACGCTCGGCCACGCGCCGCTCCAGTTCGCGATTGAGGCGCTCGGACTCGCGGGTCTTGCGATACAGCTCGGTGAAGACGCTGA
The genomic region above belongs to Candidatus Limnocylindrales bacterium and contains:
- the glf gene encoding UDP-galactopyranose mutase; the protein is MNSRDASAPDLLCFSHLRWGFVFQRPQHLMSRWARERRVFFFEEPRIEPGGTPRVDVELSPEGVYVATPVLSQDSDTHAMLRLLVRDMMSEHGITSYVAWYYTPMAMAFTDDLAPAAVVYDCMDELANFHGAPGELRHFEQELCRRADLIFTGGMSLYETKRDLHHSVHAFPSAVDVAHFARARAHAPDPADQAEIPHPRLGFFGVIDERMDVALIDELAARRPDWHIVLVGPVVKIDPATLPVRPNLHYLGGKTYQQLPEYLRGWDVAILPFARNDATRFISPTKTPEYMAGGKPVVSTSIRDVVRPYGELGLAYIADDAETFEKAVEAALAQDAEERQRKADAFLENISWDKTWQAMHDLVESVVRDDPGSSSTEGRNGSGGSVGATPRQARKLEADARIAGGNGDANGSRRASTNGHANGNGHAAANGNGHAADGNGHAASGNGHAANGNGHAAANGNGHAAIGNGHAGANGNGPGHAAANGNGNAANGNGHAASGNGHAPPNGNRHAAPNGNGHAAADGNGHAGSNGNGHLADAGGTGWANVGWSSGLRVADTASTPRRNARAHFDYLVVGAGFAGSVVAERLACAAGKTVLICDVRPHIGGNAYDELDASGILIHKYGPHIFHTNSAEVFDYLSRFTRWRPYEHRVLASVDGKLLPIPINLDTVNRLYDWNLDSEGLQAFFQRVAEPRAHIKTSEDVIISKVGQELYEKFFKNYTRKQWGLDASQLDSTVIARIPVRTDRDDRYFTDKFQAMPADGMTAMFRNILDHPNITIEVGVDYRELMDRISFSEMVYTGPVDEFFDNCFGKLPYRALEFRHETLDSSRHQPVAVVNYPNEHEYTRVTEFKHLTGQEHRKTSIVYEFPRAEGDPYYPVPRPENAALYRRYEALAEQTPGVHFCGRLATYRYYNMDQVTAQALTLAAKMLVVERKELLARAG
- a CDS encoding response regulator codes for the protein MNKATENVGSPGTAAERASAERPPGDKVNILLVDDQPGKLLSYEAMLGSLGENLIKANSAREALEHLLRNDITVVLMDVSMPDIDGFELAEIIRGHPRYQKTAIIFVSAVHLTDLDRLKGYESGAVDYVSVPVIPELLRAKVSVFTELYRKTRESERLNRELERRVAERTAELEASMARQIEMAEQLRLADRRKDEFLALLAHELRNPLAPVRNAVAIMRMKETDDPDLLWCRDVIERQANQLTRLVDDLLDVSRITQGKIKLRLEPLDLAAVVGSAVEMSRPVIDALKHEISVRIPDHPIPLEGDSARLTQVIANLLNNAAKYQNENGRIELKVEVRDRMAIITVRDWGIGIAPEMMPQVFELFTQGERGLDRAQGGLGIGLSLVKNLVEMHGGRVSVVSEGSGRGSTFTVWLPCGIADSPCAPAVAPPAQAADGESRRILVVDDNVDAAESLAMLLRLRGQDVRMVHDGPTALQHVANDRPDVVLLDIGLPGMDGYEVCRQMRRNGMANARIIAMTGYGQDRDRERSREAGFDDHTVKPVEISELMRLIAAV